From one Candidatus Binatia bacterium genomic stretch:
- a CDS encoding HEAT repeat domain-containing protein, with protein MWPVSVTRQLPLSLAVLTLVAGAAVAQMNRPHMRQHSDKSAKGTSIDDAAKQLSSDDPDKRLDAVKALGISKNSKATEYLIKAVGDLDVRVQAKAIQILGDVRASESTPTLVQCLIVRTTDASMEQLILASLGKIGDARAVQPVIELLQRDLDAATRGAAVFALGEIGAPEAVGVLEHIAQTDEDQAVRRVATKAESKIEAHHGLIRGDMTDPSAAFLNPNEPPPAQQGHRRQH; from the coding sequence ATGTGGCCCGTAAGCGTCACGCGACAGCTGCCACTCTCGCTGGCGGTGCTGACCTTGGTCGCGGGTGCCGCCGTGGCGCAGATGAACCGTCCCCACATGCGCCAGCACTCTGACAAGAGCGCGAAGGGCACATCGATCGATGACGCCGCGAAACAACTGTCAAGCGATGACCCGGACAAGCGCCTGGATGCGGTGAAGGCGCTAGGCATCTCGAAGAACAGCAAGGCGACCGAGTATCTGATCAAGGCGGTTGGCGACTTGGACGTGCGCGTGCAGGCGAAGGCGATACAGATTCTCGGCGACGTACGGGCCAGCGAAAGCACGCCGACTCTGGTGCAGTGCCTGATCGTGCGCACGACGGACGCCAGCATGGAGCAGCTCATCCTCGCCTCGCTCGGGAAGATCGGTGACGCGCGCGCGGTGCAACCGGTGATCGAATTGTTACAGCGCGATCTCGACGCGGCTACCCGCGGCGCCGCAGTCTTCGCGCTCGGCGAGATCGGCGCGCCCGAGGCGGTCGGCGTGCTGGAGCACATCGCGCAGACCGACGAGGACCAGGCGGTGCGTCGGGTGGCCACCAAGGCCGAAAGCAAGATCGAGGCGCACCACGGGCTGATCCGCGGCGACATGACGGATCCGTCAGCGGCCTTCCTCAACCCCAACGAACCGCCGCCAGCGCAACAGGGTCACCGTCGGCAGCACTGA
- a CDS encoding periplasmic heavy metal sensor translates to MKKSRLVLVGLTLMTLCSVVARAQPLGAPPMTGHGHARMFGDSGAMMLPLVLKHAKLTPEQTKQVQTIMETDRQALRTLFTQLEAANGQLSNKLFAAGTVQAADLTPQVQQISQLRQQLMEQGVKTALSIRAILTPEQLAKVSQLNERIQKLHAEMRSIFEAND, encoded by the coding sequence ATGAAGAAAAGTCGTTTGGTGCTGGTGGGGCTGACGCTCATGACCCTCTGCTCAGTAGTGGCACGTGCACAGCCGCTCGGAGCACCTCCCATGACGGGGCACGGGCATGCACGGATGTTCGGCGATAGCGGGGCCATGATGTTGCCGCTGGTCCTCAAGCACGCGAAGCTCACCCCTGAGCAGACCAAGCAAGTCCAAACCATCATGGAAACCGACCGCCAGGCCTTGCGCACCCTGTTCACGCAGCTGGAGGCCGCCAACGGCCAGCTCAGCAATAAGCTCTTTGCGGCCGGGACCGTTCAGGCTGCGGATCTGACCCCGCAGGTGCAGCAGATCAGCCAATTGCGGCAACAGCTGATGGAACAAGGGGTGAAGACGGCGCTGTCGATCCGCGCCATTCTGACGCCCGAGCAACTCGCCAAGGTCTCGCAGTTGAATGAGCGCATCCAGAAGCTCCACGCCGAGATGCGCAGCATCTTCGAGGCCAACGACTGA
- a CDS encoding RNA polymerase sigma factor, producing MSSPIQVRSPRTTDVSGPITALAMQDARRSSAAVEHRKDVPLESVRDDVPEYNELYQAHRGRVLRLCRLLLSDADEADDVSQEVFLKLFRQHQLSSSTIAWGPWLTRVTVNACRDRRRSGWWKWWRERHQAFEEAELPGHGFTPEQEVLSRERRRDVWHSFRQLSSRQQEVFVLRHLEGFPTAEVAEMLGVSPGSIKRHLYRAVHQMRKALGGLR from the coding sequence AATCACCGCCTTGGCAATGCAGGATGCGCGGCGTTCATCAGCAGCCGTAGAGCACAGGAAGGACGTTCCTCTGGAATCGGTCAGGGACGACGTACCGGAGTACAATGAGCTGTATCAAGCCCACCGCGGGCGCGTGCTGCGCCTGTGCCGGCTCTTATTGTCCGATGCGGATGAGGCAGACGACGTCAGTCAGGAAGTGTTCCTCAAGCTGTTCCGCCAGCATCAGCTGAGTAGTAGCACGATCGCCTGGGGACCCTGGCTGACGCGAGTGACGGTGAATGCTTGTCGTGATCGGCGGCGCTCCGGGTGGTGGAAGTGGTGGCGCGAGCGCCACCAGGCATTCGAGGAAGCCGAGCTTCCAGGTCATGGATTCACTCCCGAGCAGGAGGTCCTCAGTCGTGAGCGACGCCGAGACGTATGGCACTCGTTTCGGCAACTCTCATCCCGGCAGCAAGAAGTGTTTGTCTTGCGCCATCTGGAAGGTTTCCCCACCGCGGAGGTGGCGGAGATGCTCGGTGTAAGCCCCGGGAGTATCAAGCGCCATCTCTATCGTGCCGTGCACCAGATGCGGAAGGCGTTGGGAGGTTTGCGATGA